From a single Osmerus mordax isolate fOsmMor3 chromosome 6, fOsmMor3.pri, whole genome shotgun sequence genomic region:
- the si:dkey-79d12.5 gene encoding protein BTG3 isoform X2, which translates to MKREVKAGVNFLKRLAVERGGLGEHKAEAFAEKLRELLSDKYNEHWCVRMSADIVECDKEVLRACVESDLQLSQLGLQREVTLWIDPLEVSARSGDNSRYFTVARFNEGEEDQVEDVKTERSEDSATSDSGNLDTSDYHSATSSDCGSSMSSDTEEDGKDGETEARPDKKDKTKDKTEKAEGTLGTITMVPRPRDRLRNQHKFSPKMAPTTMQYFYHPGPVWPQYKKKVPVFLTTVCAPPPPPPVFGYYVMPQPSPQFILPHATLQPWGAVMG; encoded by the exons ATGAAACGAGAGGTCAAGGCAGGGGTGAACTTCCTGAAGCGCCTTGCCGTGGAGCGAGGGGGGCTGGGCGAACATAAAGCAGAGGCCTTTGCGGAGAAGCTACGGGAGCTTCTGAGTGACAAATACAACGAGCACTG gtgtGTCAGGATGAGCGCGGACATTGTGGAGTGCGACAAGGAGGTCCTGAGGGCTTGTGTGGAGAGTGACCTCCAACTCAGCCAGCTGGGTCTACAGAGGGAAGTCACCTTGTGGATCGACCCTCTGGAGGTGAGCGCAAG GTCAGGAGACAACAGCAGGTACTTCACCGTCGCTCGTTTcaacgagggggaggaggatcaaGTGGAGGATGTGAAGACAGAGCGGAGTGAGGACTCGGCAACATCGGACTCTGGGAATCTGGATACGTCCGACTACCACTCTGCCACCTCTTCTGACTGTGGCTCCTCCATGTCCAGCGACACAGAGGAGGACGGGAAGGACGGAGAGACCGAGGCAAGACCAGACAAGAAAGACAAGACAAAGGACAAGACGGAGAAGGCGGAAGGCACGCTTGGTACGATAACCATGGTACCTAGACCACGGGACCGCTTGCGGAATCAACATAAGTTCTCCCCAAAAATG GCCCCGACAACTATGCAGTACTTTTATCACCCGGGACCTGTTTGGCCTCAGTACAAGAAGAAGGTCCCTGTTTTCCTCACCACAGTGTgtgcacctccacccccacccccagtatTTGGCTACTATGTTATGCCTCAGCCCTCCCCACAGTTCATTTTGCCCCATGCCACCCTTCAGCCATGGGGTGCTGTTATGGGCTAA
- the LOC136944693 gene encoding phospholipase A2 inhibitor and Ly6/PLAUR domain-containing protein-like isoform X1: protein MHFVVLFVGCALFSTAFTLNCYECVPGASGSCVDTQKTCPSSTQCAAMRVTSYAGGSKIVDMTVKSCAAPAECLTGSLNLGISRTLLNSKCCTKDLCNSRTVPESSSDTPNGKQCYTCNGQDCLNPLNCLGDENSCISTTTEDSGQKVSMKGCASKSLCTGSMSAQLPGMSFKLDCCEGNLCNDARSLAASLLLLVAPLLSVALFH from the exons ATGCATTTCGTCGTACTTTTCGTTGGATGTGCGCTGTTTTCCACAG CCTTCACACTCAACTGTTACGAGTGCGTACCCGGGGCATCAGGATCATGCGTGGATACCCAGAAGACATGTCCCAGTTCCACTCAATGTGCAGCAATGAGGGTCACATCTTACGCGG GAGGGTCAAAAATCGTAGATATGACCGTGAAGAGCTGTGCTGCGCCTGCTGAGTGCCTGACAGGGTCGCTTAACTTAGGAATCTCAAGGACATTGCTAAATAGCAAGTGCTGCACCAAGGACCTCTGCAACTCTCGGACTGTCCCAG AATCCAGCAGTGAtaccccaaatgggaaacagtGCTACACATGCAACGGCCAGGATTGCCTCAACCCTCTAAACTGCCTGGGGGACGAGAATAGCTGTATCTCCACTACAA ctgAGGACTCAGGCCAGAAGGTTTCCATGAAGGGATGTGCCAGCAAGAGCTTGTGTACAGGGTCCATGTCAGCTCAACTGCCAGGCATGAGCTTCAAGCTGGACTGCTGTGAAGGCAACCTGTGCAACGACGCGCGGAGCCTCGCCGCGAGCCTGCTGCTACTGGTGgcccccctgctctctgtcgCCCTCTTCCACTGA
- the LOC136944693 gene encoding urokinase plasminogen activator surface receptor-like isoform X2, whose protein sequence is MHFVVLFVGCALFSTESSSDTPNGKQCYTCNGQDCLNPLNCLGDENSCISTTTEDSGQKVSMKGCASKSLCTGSMSAQLPGMSFKLDCCEGNLCNDARSLAASLLLLVAPLLSVALFH, encoded by the exons ATGCATTTCGTCGTACTTTTCGTTGGATGTGCGCTGTTTTCCACAG AATCCAGCAGTGAtaccccaaatgggaaacagtGCTACACATGCAACGGCCAGGATTGCCTCAACCCTCTAAACTGCCTGGGGGACGAGAATAGCTGTATCTCCACTACAA ctgAGGACTCAGGCCAGAAGGTTTCCATGAAGGGATGTGCCAGCAAGAGCTTGTGTACAGGGTCCATGTCAGCTCAACTGCCAGGCATGAGCTTCAAGCTGGACTGCTGTGAAGGCAACCTGTGCAACGACGCGCGGAGCCTCGCCGCGAGCCTGCTGCTACTGGTGgcccccctgctctctgtcgCCCTCTTCCACTGA
- the si:dkey-79d12.5 gene encoding maternal B9.15 protein isoform X1 has translation MKREVKAGVNFLKRLAVERGGLGEHKAEAFAEKLRELLSDKYNEHWYPDNPSKGQAFRCVRMSADIVECDKEVLRACVESDLQLSQLGLQREVTLWIDPLEVSARSGDNSRYFTVARFNEGEEDQVEDVKTERSEDSATSDSGNLDTSDYHSATSSDCGSSMSSDTEEDGKDGETEARPDKKDKTKDKTEKAEGTLGTITMVPRPRDRLRNQHKFSPKMAPTTMQYFYHPGPVWPQYKKKVPVFLTTVCAPPPPPPVFGYYVMPQPSPQFILPHATLQPWGAVMG, from the exons ATGAAACGAGAGGTCAAGGCAGGGGTGAACTTCCTGAAGCGCCTTGCCGTGGAGCGAGGGGGGCTGGGCGAACATAAAGCAGAGGCCTTTGCGGAGAAGCTACGGGAGCTTCTGAGTGACAAATACAACGAGCACTGGTACCCCGACAACCCCAGCAAAGGACAGGCTTTTAG gtgtGTCAGGATGAGCGCGGACATTGTGGAGTGCGACAAGGAGGTCCTGAGGGCTTGTGTGGAGAGTGACCTCCAACTCAGCCAGCTGGGTCTACAGAGGGAAGTCACCTTGTGGATCGACCCTCTGGAGGTGAGCGCAAG GTCAGGAGACAACAGCAGGTACTTCACCGTCGCTCGTTTcaacgagggggaggaggatcaaGTGGAGGATGTGAAGACAGAGCGGAGTGAGGACTCGGCAACATCGGACTCTGGGAATCTGGATACGTCCGACTACCACTCTGCCACCTCTTCTGACTGTGGCTCCTCCATGTCCAGCGACACAGAGGAGGACGGGAAGGACGGAGAGACCGAGGCAAGACCAGACAAGAAAGACAAGACAAAGGACAAGACGGAGAAGGCGGAAGGCACGCTTGGTACGATAACCATGGTACCTAGACCACGGGACCGCTTGCGGAATCAACATAAGTTCTCCCCAAAAATG GCCCCGACAACTATGCAGTACTTTTATCACCCGGGACCTGTTTGGCCTCAGTACAAGAAGAAGGTCCCTGTTTTCCTCACCACAGTGTgtgcacctccacccccacccccagtatTTGGCTACTATGTTATGCCTCAGCCCTCCCCACAGTTCATTTTGCCCCATGCCACCCTTCAGCCATGGGGTGCTGTTATGGGCTAA